The Vigna radiata var. radiata cultivar VC1973A chromosome 6, Vradiata_ver6, whole genome shotgun sequence DNA segment ATAGTTCCCTTTTTCaccataataatattaaaccaTCACtacttatttacaaaataagaacCGAGGAAGGTTAGCTCCTCTTACCTGATTCTCTCTTCCCAGATGAAGAGCACCTCTTCAGAAGCTCTTTGTACCTTATCTACAACTCAAATTCTAGCCCTAAAATCTCCTTATTTTCTACGAAACTTTTACTCAATTTCGCTCCCTTTGTGAAAAATTTCATTTCCTCATCCCTATTTATGGTTGAAGTTAGGGTTATTGTACTAGTATTGTAGTTGTACTAATACATTTTATTGCAACAGTATTGTAGTTGTACTACATTTCATTGTAGTAGTATTATAGCTTGtattacatttttattgtaGCAACACATGATTCACGAGGTATTTTCACTGTAGCACTGTACATATTTCACTGTAGCATTATACGTATTTCATTGTAGCATTATACACATTTTACTGTAgcattatacataaaaaaattatatttctaaaaaaatctaACATCTTAATTACAACTATTTTCAAGGGTCTTACATTTGAGGGTGACAAAGCCTTTGATGGGGCTAACTTAAGTTTAGTTGAGGTTTATAATTTTGAGGTGAattaagaaatggaaaaattcTAGGTTTAGGAAAAAGATTTGAGTTCAACCTTATCATGTTTAGGTGTTATATTGTTAAGGTTTGTTCTTTTGGGGATAAAGGTTGGacaatgtttcttttttttttttggtgtggTGTGTATGACTATAAAGTTATCTATGATTGAGGTTAAATGATTTTAGGCCTCATCCTCGTTATTACTTACTTGGATAGGTCTAGGTGAATATAAAGTTAGATGAAATTGACCACTTAAAGCTTGAAGAGGAGAAAAAGCTTCATTTGTTGGTAGTGGTGCAATGCTTACTGATGATCAATTTTCAATCACATCTGAAACATTTAATATTAGCTTTCTTGGATTATAATTGAGAATAAATTCATTGTTTTAACGACCTAATTGGAGTTAACTGAGTTTTAACTACAATCATTGATAAAAATCCCTTTTAAGTTATGATAAATGTTACACAATCTAGTTTGTTGAGTTTCACTAGACGGTCTGATGGATCATCTACGTGCTGATAAATggtttatatgtttaaatacgCACATGCTCTCTGAATTTTCTAATGTGTGTTTCGTATAGCTAAGAAGAAATTGAAGTAATATAACATCTATAGTTGATACAATGATAGATGGTCTAATGGACCTATGGACACttcaaatgtttatttaatttgttcatTTAAATTGAATGATCTTATTCAGAAAACATTTTCGAATGTTCATTGTAGTTCCTTATTtcgtaatttatgttcaatttaatccttttcACTAAGGACGTCTAAATAGTTAACAATGTAGATTCCACATAAGAAAAACGGAATGAGTTGTCACACAATAATGCTCACAGTGGCTGATTCACATCATCATCTCGCCctgtcatcatcatcttcctcaaaTAAAAAACCCTAATTGTTGTAGGTTTTTGTGATTTAATGGAAAACGATTTGGGTGTTTTGTTCCTTGCAGATGATTTTGCGTCATCAATGGAGGTTGAACAAGTTCAATGGTGGTGCGATTTGGGATATTACAGGTTTCCACAGAAGAGGCACGATTTCGTGAATTGAGGGTTCATCATGAATTGGGTTTTTGCGATTTGTGTTGATGATGGCGCACGAGAAAGATGATATAGGTTGTGCAACTTATTACGATGAAGGATCTCTGTTTCGATTTAGGAGTTGAACACGATTTGCACGAGTTAGCGTTTGGATCAAAAAGATTTGTGGTTTTTGCGTGAACTATGGTTAATGTTCGAAGCAAATTTGGGAATTCTGGATTTTCTGCAGATTCAATGGTTATGTGATTTTCAGGTCTTCTGCAGGTTCAATGGTGGTCCGACGACATGGAGAAGATGATGACCTGAGTGTGGTGCACGAGAGACGTTGATGGAAGGAAAATTAAGAtttctgatttagaaaagaTGGTGCTAATGTGATGAGATTGGTGACAGGTCATTCCATTTTTTTACGTGAAATCTACACCGTTAGTAAACAATACTCtatgaataattttgtttttaaacaaataatcaaatatagtaataaagaaattaattgattattttttaattcttgtaggactaaaattaatgaattaactTGTACTATTTTATAGAACTTGGAATGTTGAAAATGCAATTATGCATAACAAAGATATTTCATATTAGTACTAAGTATAGTCTGGTCCCAACATTTAACATTGCATTTTacaattttcatattcattttatcaattcaagttttgaatatttttgattaaatttatgtatgaatGTTATTTGTAtactatttgaaaattttagttaaaaaatattaagctaCTAAAATTTGCAAATTCAATTTCTCACAACTGTAAGTATTAACTCAATAACTTATTAAGAAAAACACTGAAATATAACAATATGCAAACCTTAGACTACATTACattatgttttgttgttgttgcaaATTTTCTTGGACATAATCATTAATGTTATTAGGTGCCCCAAGTTCACTGTACAAAGACAATGACAATTGATCTCATCCGTACTTTTGGTTCAGAATCACCACTACTACTTATCCTAAccatttataaaatcaatttaattttcttaagttATGGAACATTCAATCTGGACCACCGAACACCAACAgtattttaacacatttttaataatattttaatattatttatgtatcattttataattgatttataattattattaattatagaataattacaaaataaataatattaaaatattataaaaaaaaattgtcatataatacattattttatccAAAATGCACATAACATTCCAAAATTTCCATTTCGAAAGACAACAGATAATGTAATCAATGTTCCAAGAATCTTAGGGCAggattaaaatattgtaaaaaaggCGTCATTATTACCTTTTTAAGTCTCTGTCTGAGAATCGTTTTCagaattacttttattaatttttatcctAAAGTGCTGCATAACATAAGAGTACAAATCCTTTCCTACTGTACTACTCACCCTGCAGAACAGTACATAATGATAATATTAGTATGTTCgtataaagaaaacaatgatATCACTGTCCTTCTACCTTTCATTTCAACAGCATAAACTCAACAATAACATTGAATCTCAAACAATTATGACAAAACGAAGCAGACAATGAACTCGTTGCCATATCATATATCATAATATCTGAACAAATTTTGGACGCAACTGAACTCTCAATTCACACGCATCCGTGCATCCCTATCCATCCACATCTCTTCAACACCATcatcaccattttttttttcatactctaactatttgtaattaaatctcttttaattaaataattacattgacgatgaaaataataacaattttttatttaatgtttaaatctGGTTAGATATCAATTTGAGTATAATACGAAAGgattatattaacatattatttaagTGATATGTTTcattaaataattcatattaatatcatggttttgaaaataaaataatgttataatccGGAGATTtagatatttctttttttttttttttttggttgaaaaaaagcttctttttctatttgggtaattaaataaatattttatataaaaatactgatgaatattaaatacattaaataaatataataactttttctacGAACACTAAAatgaaaactatattaaatattttttgtttctgaaaGAATAAAGTAaggattaaatttaattagtaatctaaatggttatataaaaaaattgacatcatatatatatatatatatatatatatataacgttgGTATTTTAGAACGTGTAatctttgaaataaataatacttacaTTATGTAACTAAGATTTGTAATatgaatgtaatttttatttgtgataTACTAGGatgtaatattttatgttaCAATGCTGTAGCTTTTTCTAACTatcaatagttttttttttttaaataaaaaataaaaatagaaataatataagaagttaataattttttaaataacgaGAACATTCTTTTAGtgaataataacaataaaaactccTAAAAGTGTTCTTGTTctatataactattataaattaCATGTTTCAATTTGCTTGAATAATGTTTGTTGCAAAACTTTTAAGataagaaaaacttatttttcataacttaaataagttaagaaaaatgaaattttagataATTAACATGGAATAACTTCTATGTGTAAACGTACCAGCAACTgattttcccaaaaaaaaaagtgaaattcaAGATTAAAATATGCAAATTTAGTTTTCGTTAGCCAAAACACCTTTAttgattaataataacaactacGTAAAGTGTTCTTGCTCTATATATCTATTACACATtacatatttgaatttgtttgaataatgtttgttgtaaaacttttaagataaaaaactaatttttcaaaacttaaataatttaaaaaaaaaaatcaaattttagatAATTAGTATGAAATAACTTCTAAAACAATAATGGATGTGTAAAAGTAGTAGTAgttgattttgttaaaaaaaaaaagtgaaattcaAGATTCAAATatgcaaatttatttttaaaaaatataaacatgaatAAAAAGCTTATGATTATGTATTACTATCAATTTAAAATCTCCATGTTCAATTCTACCGACAACATATCAGTTTTCTGTTACTTATGATAAGAAATCAATCGTTCTATTAAAGATAGGATACAacatttaattaacaaaattatataatttttaaaataactattataaaaagtaacaaataaTAGTATGCTATTGGAAAAGGTATACTCTGCGACTAATTTTTTCTATAGAttcaaaacaaacattttttttttcatatttaatatacttgtatataaaatttattcaattttattttatatcattgttaaaaaaatatccttGTATTTAACTTAAACAAATCCCATTTTGATgtagaattaattttttctagttttattatttattttaattaatttcatcactattaataaaatgttaGCTAACTATATTGCCTTTTGAAGATATAATATGTTattcttttctatttattaatataattaacaaacaaatattactgttttaatttgtgaatgatagaatttataactaatatataataacagTTTATATAGTTAATGATAACAAGGTTTACAATTTTTGAATCAACCTTTCTAGTTTacgtaaaatataataacagttgttgttacatttttaaaattaagaaaattgatgaaatagcttaagaaaagtaacaaaattgaataaaataaataaataaataataataacagaaaGAGgtgattaataaatatttaattaattatcattcattcattcttcATGGATAATATATAAAAGCACCAATTTATTTCCTGAAACATACAGTACTATCATTCTCTTGTGAAAGACTTTGAAAGAAGTTGAATCACTGCAAAATGAGGATCGAGCAAGAGAGTGACGGAGTCTCAGCTTCCACAAAGCACCTAGTATTTGCGTATTATGTCACTGGTCATGGTTTTGGCCATGCCACTCGAGTCACTGAGGTCTCTGTCTATGCCAAACCACCtttgtttttctaattgaaTGGGTGCTTTATCTCTCATTCTTAAAATTTGCTTTTTGTTTCTGGGTTATTAGTTTTGGCCTTGATCATCTggtataaaatgaaaaaaagtttgaatttttctgtGTCTGTTTTGTGGGggtagttttttctttttggttttgttatgatgtgagtttttcttttttattcgaATTGTATGCTAGGTGGTGCGGCATTTGATTCACGCGGGACATGATGTGCACGTCGTCACTGGTGCTCCTGATTTTGTTTTCACCACTGAAATACAGTCTCCTCGCTTGTTCATTCGCAAAgtgagtttgaattttttgcttatttatctatttcttttatctttaaagtCTCTTTATAATGCTATCCGAAAGGCAGTGTTCATAATCTAGTTAAGAATTGATATGATTGTAAAGGAAGAAGTAATGTCTAAACGCATATGTGTAACCTGTGGATCGTAGTCTATCCTTGTTGCTTTTGGAAGCTTcatgattttgatgaaaaaggGTAGTTATGTgctgtaaaaaaaatgttgtttaggGGTTGTTAATGTTCTTCGGTGGAGTTTCTTTTAGTGTCATGTTGATCCCAATTGCAATAGATAGCAACCCGGATCAGATCGAACTGTATGTGAGAATTTTCAATTTGTATACATGTACAATGCTTTAAAGAGACTGCTTATAAAGTTCATGTTTGTTTATCCATCTGTGTAAAATAGGTGCTTTTGGACTGTGGAGCTGTTCAGGCAGATGCGTTGACCGTTGATCGCCTTGCCTCTTTGGCTAAGGTATGGCAATGCCATTGCCTTTTAGATTGTTTATAGTTGTTGAGTTTTGAGGTAGATGCCTTAATATTGTTTCTTTGTGTTTCTTATCCCTTACTTGTTTGTGGTTATGTTAGTATTCTGAAACAGCAGTGAAGCCCCGTGCAAAAATCTTGGCTCAAGAATCTGAATGGCTGAACTCTATCAAAGCTGACTTAGTGGTAAATTACATGTTCTTCCCCTTTTTATTGGAAACAAAAGTGAAAGGGAAACTGATAACTAATTCATAGTGCTTATAATAACTTCTAAAAAATTAGTTTGGACTTCTGAAAAAGGTAGTTATAAGGATGAGTAAaaaattgattgtttgataAAGATTTTATGTAACAGAAGTAATTTTGCATTTGATTATAGTTATGAAAAAGtagtttgtttgtgtttgtccCCTTTTTCTGGAAAAATTACGTACCATCTCTAAGAAAAATTAGGTATAGgacttgtaaattttaaattcagcAAGATTTTTTTGTCTGGAGAACAGTCTCCCTTTCTTTCTCACAACTGTTTCTCTTGTATAtcaccatttttctttttcagaaatACATTCCTATCTTCTAAGAAAAATCTAAGATCTGATTATTTTCTGATTCTGCATTTTTCTCCCCAAAAGCTTATccaaaaaactttaaatattttacaactGTTTTTAAAAAGAACATGAATTTTTCCTCCtcagaaataaaatttgtatattgtaTATTTGGTGGATCCTTGTAAAGCTAACATGAGAAAACAGGTCTCGGATGTTGTCCCAGTTGCATGTCGTGCAGCAGCGGATGCAGGCATTCGCTCTGTTTGTGTGACCAATTTCAGGTATGGTATGCAGACCTCCATTatcctttaatttctttttcttttgtttcttacATTAATTGGTTGAGGGAAAGACCATTATATGTAGGAAGCACAGGAGTTGTTTGCCTATGATTTCAGAAAATTTAGCTGGcaaatatattttcatgaaTTTTACTATCCTTTCATCTCAGTTTAGGgtatttttatcatcatttaaGTATTCCAAATGCATGTCATAGATCAATTTTAAGTTGCTTATTGGGATATGCATATACTTTCTACTTTATTGCCTGTATCAATTGAAACTTTAAATGTACATGTATGTCCCGGAGTGTTTCTTTTTGTTCAGAGCCCATATTTAGTCTTGTTCCATGTCTTTGTGATTTCAGTTGGGACTTCATCTATGCAGAGTATGTCATGGCTGCTGGACTAAATCATCGCTCAATAGTTTGGGAGGTTATAAAATCTTCTTCATATAGCAAGTTATCTTGTTTCATATCTTTGTTTGTCGAGAGAAATGTTAGAAGTTGTTGGTTCTCTGATTTGTCCATGAATTTGGAATTTTTATGCTCAGCATTTAGTCACTTGTATAAAACTTGTgacaaatatgtaattttacaagttatttttcaatttttctcagCTATCAAGGTTGATGAGACTCATGAAAGAattcacaaataaattaatgctTCATCTCTACATCCCCTCCacatttatttgttaaaatttctTAGAAAGTAGACTTTAAACTTAACCTAACCTCACAAACTGGCTTGTAatgtgaggtttgcacccacctATAGACTATAATTAGGCCATATTTCTAGTTGATGTTCCAACACATCCTCTCATTCCTGAACATTTTGAATGTGAGACTAGATATTTGTGGGTTTTTAGATAGAGGCCCAATTGTGGATGGTATGATAGACCTAACAAATCTCATTAGACTAGGCTGTGATACTATCTTAGAAAGTGGACTTATTTGGATGTCATCTATGTTCTTAGTATGTAATGCTAATGTCGTAATTGTTCAGATACCCTGCAGTGGGTACAAATATGACCTAGTTTGTTTCTAACAATAACTATGAAGCATAAGAATAGGCTGAATGGAAGTAAAACTTTTAAATGGAAAATTATGCTCTTAATCTTGTCCTTTTTCACTTGTTATGCTTTGTGCTTGAAACATGATAAATAAGTGTAGTTGAATATGGATTGTTGCAGATAGCAGAGGACTATTCACATTGCGAGTTCCTTATCCGCCTCCCAGGATATTGCCCAAGTAAgccattttttatataatttcatgGCAATAacctaatattaatttaatatccCCTTATATGTGGTGATGGGAATGATTAAATAGAATTTGGTATCTCCAATTTTTGCAGTGCCTGCTTTTCGGGATATTTTTGATGTCCCTCTCGTTGTGAGGAGGTTGCACAAATCTGCAAAAGAGGTATACCTTACAAACCAAGATGAATCTTGTGATAGATGATGATCTATCTTTTAATCTGagcttgtgatttttcttgtTGAAGGTGAGGAAGGAACTTGGGGTAACTGATGATGTGAAGCTAGTTATTCTTAACTTCGGTGGACAGGTAATCATCTAGAGCTCCTCTTTTAAGGACCAAaccttgattttttttctatgggTGTGTCTCTTTGACTTTCTTGATATTATGTTGTTAGTGTACTTGAATTGTTGAATGCTGTTGTAATGATATGTTTTGGTTGTGTGGGCATTTTAATTATCTCACTTAAGTATCAAATGCAAAACAGTGTGATGCCCTTATTCCTGATGTCATTCTTTCAGTTTTTCTGCAATTATCTTCCCTTATGCCTATCTTTTTACATAAAACAGAAGCTTCAATTAAAATCTCATGATTATAGTAAATCTGCTGTTACAGTATGTGGTCATATATACAGTCTTTAATACTTTGCCGAGAGCTAACTCTACTAACAACTTATTATGATAACTGATTTAAAGTACATGTATAATAATTAGTATTATGTATCACTCTATCATTTATTTCAGTTATCATATGTGCGTTGATTATTTCCTCATGAAGTTAATAATGTTCTTGATATAACTGTGGGTACTCCTTTGTGTAAAATCAGCAGGGCATATATATTCGTGTGTTGTTCTAATTAACATTTCTGGCACTAAcacaaattcataataaaagtCTAGACTTCCACTAAAGATATTTTTCAgtatattttattgtcagtacTAAATTGTTATTGATCTTTGGTATTCTATTCACCATGTACTTGTGATTTTTACACTTTTCTGGATTTTGGGGCATTGAACTCGACTAATGATTTGAAACAGAGTCACTACCTTTTCATCTTACTTTTTCCTCTATTATGTCTTGTCTCCAGCCATCAGGATTGAAGCTAAAGGAGGAATTTTTACCGCCTGGCTGGTTGTGCCTGGTACTTCTTCAACCAGTCTGCTATGTATCATTGTCTCATTTAAAATGTTCATTTATTGTACTTGTGTATTATTGTGATGCCTTATTTCTATGATCCAGGTTTGTGGTGCTTCTAAAAGTGATGACCTTCCACCTAACTTTATAAAACTTGCTCAAGATGCGTATACACCTGACATTATTGCAGCATCTGACTGTATGCTTGGTCAGTATAAAACACATTGTTGCAAATAAAAATGGATTAGACGAAAGAGTTTCTAATTGCTGTTTGTTATTATAGGGAAAATTGGATATGGCACAGTTAGTGAGGCCTTGGCATACAAGTGTCCTTTTGTCTTTGTACGAAGAGATTATTTCAATGAAGAACCTTTTTTGAGAAATATGCTTGAGGTAGTCTGTTGACTTTCtctgttagttttttttttttttttttttttgcttcaatgttattTGTTTAGAGTGCCTTACACAaaattatctttgttttttagcATTCTCAATGTGGTGTTGAAATGATTAGAAGGGATTTACTGACTGGTCACTGGAGACCTTATCTTGAACGAGCGTTAAGTTTGAAACCCAGCTATGAAGGAGGCATTAATGGTGGTGAGGtactatatttttctattagtaATCAACTCttcaaaaactatatttatagttttgtgGAATGAAGGAATGGCTGGTCAATGGCAGGAGTAGGGTATGGACTCATGTTGAAGAAATAGAGTGTATAAGAATCAAGTTAATTtgtctaaattattattttaggaatgATAGAAATTTCTAACCTTCCTTTTTTGTCTCATGACCACAAGTGTCTGTTTGAATGATGAATTGAAACTGTTTAAGAGGAAAAACATGATTTATGGGGTAATAGTAACATTAGTTTTTCAGAAGTGAAAAGACCAGTTAGAAAAGAAAGTTTGCAGTGGATATACAAAGACAATCGGAGCTCAAATGGGCTGAACCATGCACTTTTTATCCCGAAGGACCCAGTTGTAGTGTAACATATAAAGCTAATTCTTTGGCCCTCCTTTGTAACAACCTACACTagaatttttagttaaaaatctTTCAAGCTATCATTATTCTGAATTTATCTGATGAGTCATTTACAACAATAAGACAGGTAATATTTAACCTAGCATTGTCATTGCCAGTAATTTTACTTCTCGGGGTAGATGTTTCAACATTGTGatatgtttttgtaatttaactgaaataataaaatgtttttattggaTTGTAATCATCCACCAATTAGTGTTCGgatgtttaaatttttctagGGTTGCTCCTTTCTCCTCATTGATCATGTATATCTATGTCACCATTGATGTTTTTAATCATTCCAAAAGaagtgattattttttataaaacattttaaaatgtagGTTGCAGCACGTATCCTGCAGGAGACAGCTTTGGGAAAAAATTATGCATCAGATAAGGTAAACAACTTCTGGATATAACTTTTTGCATTGTTGGCTTTTGTTAAACTTTTCCGGCCTTGGCCAACTTTGCTTTCATGAAGATGTAGTGAAAgtgataatattttgaattttgattttaattttgacttaTAATATCCAGCTTAGTGGTGCTAGAAGGTTGCGTGATGCCATAGTTCTTGGGTATCAACTTCAAAGGGCCTCTGGCCGAGACATTACAATCCCAGAATGGTATACAACTGCAGAAGACCAACTTGGGCCCACGACACCTGGTTCCCCTGTGGATGATGGAAGCTTAGCATTGAGCCCGTGGGTACCACCTCACTTTTTCAGGGGTATAATCTTGTTGGTTGTTTcctaataactaataatataaCTGTCTCCTTTTTGTTTCGTTGTATTGTTTCTTCAGGGACTTTGCAAACTTTGACATTCTTCATGGAGATGTTCAAGGACTTCCGGATACTATGGCATTCTTACATAGCCTGTCTGAATTAGAGGAGAAGCACAAAAGGCGGGAGCGTAAGGCTGCAGCCAGTCTCTTCAACTGGCAGGTGTTAATCATTTTTGTCTGGtcaatcaattttttcttttaccctAAGAGCTCTCAATGGATACTAGCAATCCTTTTAATGATTGAAATAATGATGAAATCGCATTACTATGACAACATTACCATGGCAATACACTTCATTATCTATTAAAATCAAAGACCTTTTGCTGTTTGTTCTTTAACTTTTGACACTGTTCTATTCTTGTGACAGGAGGACATTTTTGTTACGAGAGCTCCTGGAAGATTAGATGTTATGGGTGGTATTGCTGACTATTCTGGAAGTCTTGTTCTGCAGGTTGAATCAATCTCCTAAGGGTTTTAGTGTTCATTACATATACTTTCAACTGTTAACTTTTTCACATACTTTAACGtttataataatacattattgTAGATATGAAGCTCTATTATTTAGCATGATGAATATGTACTACCGTATTACATGTCCAACTGCTACTACTGTATTGCATAACACTACTACTACTGCTACTAAAACTGATGTACAGTGCTAAATATTGACCGACACGTTTCTATACGATTGGTTTAGTCTGAAATTGTTACAGAACTGACGAAGTTATTCATAAAAACTACTACTCACTCAGGCCTttatattctctttctttcacttttctgTAGATGCCAATTAAGGAAGCCTGCCATGTTGCTTTGCAAAGAATCCATCCAAGTAAACATAGGCTGTGGAAACATGCTGAAGCTCGGCAGAATGACAAAGGGGGGAATCCAACTGCTGTCTTGCAAATCGTATGTTGGAGAACATTTGGAAATTTCTATATACTATCAGTTCACATTGACAACTTGATTGGAGTTTTGTGTAACAACGAAGCATGAGAAGTGAATAGTCTTTATGATAGAACTACAAACATTAGCTGGATATCTTTCCTTGCAGTTTTTGCTATAATTAGACTTTCTTATTGTGTGTTCTAAATGAATCTTGATCATGTCAGGTATCATTTGGATCAGAATTGAGCAATCGAGGCC contains these protein-coding regions:
- the LOC106765006 gene encoding L-arabinokinase isoform X2; amino-acid sequence: MRIEQESDGVSASTKHLVFAYYVTGHGFGHATRVTEVVRHLIHAGHDVHVVTGAPDFVFTTEIQSPRLFIRKVLLDCGAVQADALTVDRLASLAKYSETAVKPRAKILAQESEWLNSIKADLVVSDVVPVACRAAADAGIRSVCVTNFSWDFIYAEYVMAAGLNHRSIVWEIAEDYSHCEFLIRLPGYCPMPAFRDIFDVPLVVRRLHKSAKEVRKELGVTDDVKLVILNFGGQPSGLKLKEEFLPPGWLCLVCGASKSDDLPPNFIKLAQDAYTPDIIAASDCMLGKIGYGTVSEALAYKCPFVFVRRDYFNEEPFLRNMLEHSQCGVEMIRRDLLTGHWRPYLERALSLKPSYEGGINGGEVAARILQETALGKNYASDKLSGARRLRDAIVLGYQLQRASGRDITIPEWYTTAEDQLGPTTPGSPVDDGSLALSPDFANFDILHGDVQGLPDTMAFLHSLSELEEKHKRRERKAAASLFNWQEDIFVTRAPGRLDVMGGIADYSGSLVLQMPIKEACHVALQRIHPSKHRLWKHAEARQNDKGGNPTAVLQIVSFGSELSNRGPTFDMDLSDFMEEGKPITYEKAKKYFAQDPSQKWAAYVAGAILVLMTELGVRFEDSISMLVSSAVPEGKGVSSSASVEVASMSAIAAAHGLNISPRELAILCQKVENHIVGAPCGVMDQMASACGEANKLLAMVCQPAEIIGLVDIPSHIRFWGIDSGIRHSVGGADYGSVRIGTFMGMKMIKAKASEELSKSCAANGLNYDEVEQDDLELLKQEASLDYLCNLPPHRFEALYAKSLPESIVGEAFLEQHENHNDPVTIIDQKRTYVVKAPTTHPIYENFRVKTFKALLSSASSTYQLASLGELLYQCHYSYSACGLGSDGTDRLVHLVQELQHSAESKSEGGILYGAKITGGGSGGTVCVIGRNCLKSSEHIFEVQQRYKKATGYMPFLFEGSSPGAGKFGYLKIRRRAAPKKANTGDDHAAVTVENSS
- the LOC106765006 gene encoding L-arabinokinase isoform X1; translated protein: MRIEQESDGVSASTKHLVFAYYVTGHGFGHATRVTEVVRHLIHAGHDVHVVTGAPDFVFTTEIQSPRLFIRKVLLDCGAVQADALTVDRLASLAKYSETAVKPRAKILAQESEWLNSIKADLVVSDVVPVACRAAADAGIRSVCVTNFSWDFIYAEYVMAAGLNHRSIVWEIAEDYSHCEFLIRLPGYCPMPAFRDIFDVPLVVRRLHKSAKEVRKELGVTDDVKLVILNFGGQPSGLKLKEEFLPPGWLCLVCGASKSDDLPPNFIKLAQDAYTPDIIAASDCMLGKIGYGTVSEALAYKCPFVFVRRDYFNEEPFLRNMLEVHSQCGVEMIRRDLLTGHWRPYLERALSLKPSYEGGINGGEVAARILQETALGKNYASDKLSGARRLRDAIVLGYQLQRASGRDITIPEWYTTAEDQLGPTTPGSPVDDGSLALSPDFANFDILHGDVQGLPDTMAFLHSLSELEEKHKRRERKAAASLFNWQEDIFVTRAPGRLDVMGGIADYSGSLVLQMPIKEACHVALQRIHPSKHRLWKHAEARQNDKGGNPTAVLQIVSFGSELSNRGPTFDMDLSDFMEEGKPITYEKAKKYFAQDPSQKWAAYVAGAILVLMTELGVRFEDSISMLVSSAVPEGKGVSSSASVEVASMSAIAAAHGLNISPRELAILCQKVENHIVGAPCGVMDQMASACGEANKLLAMVCQPAEIIGLVDIPSHIRFWGIDSGIRHSVGGADYGSVRIGTFMGMKMIKAKASEELSKSCAANGLNYDEVEQDDLELLKQEASLDYLCNLPPHRFEALYAKSLPESIVGEAFLEQHENHNDPVTIIDQKRTYVVKAPTTHPIYENFRVKTFKALLSSASSTYQLASLGELLYQCHYSYSACGLGSDGTDRLVHLVQELQHSAESKSEGGILYGAKITGGGSGGTVCVIGRNCLKSSEHIFEVQQRYKKATGYMPFLFEGSSPGAGKFGYLKIRRRAAPKKANTGDDHAAVTVENSS